A portion of the Acidisarcina polymorpha genome contains these proteins:
- a CDS encoding winged helix-turn-helix transcriptional regulator produces MERNTKLVETSCAEQILLGIELLQGKWTIHILCAMRARSVRLSELRREIPTASKKALTSSLRSLQAAHVVIRRDLSSNVLHVEYELVDSMRAPLGTLLDLLAEWGGAYTSQDSAQKLLSTETPES; encoded by the coding sequence ATGGAGAGAAATACTAAACTCGTCGAAACCTCTTGCGCGGAACAGATTTTATTAGGCATTGAATTGCTCCAAGGAAAATGGACGATCCACATCCTTTGCGCAATGCGCGCTCGATCGGTACGCCTAAGCGAATTGAGGCGAGAGATTCCAACCGCGTCCAAGAAGGCTCTCACTTCCAGCTTGCGTTCTCTACAGGCGGCCCATGTCGTCATTCGAAGAGATCTGAGTAGTAACGTCCTCCATGTTGAGTATGAACTCGTTGATTCCATGCGGGCACCTCTTGGCACATTGCTAGATCTGCTCGCTGAATGGGGTGGAGCGTACACCTCACAAGACTCAGCACAGAAGCTCTTGTCAACAGAGACGCCGGAATCGTAG
- a CDS encoding ATPase domain-containing protein, with protein MNEPNRVKINQLPTGVPGLDEILGGGLPEFSFNIIAGAPGCGKTTLAHQFIFANATVERPALYFTVLGEPALKMLRYQQQFSFFDAAKLNNAVRFVNLSQELVERGLEGVLEEVSKQVEAANPSIVVVDSFRTVLRSEMHEGKNMAVQTFVQQLALLLTSWEATTFLIGEYSESEVRDNPVFTVADGLFWLFQQVDRNSVVRKMQVMKLRGQASVPGLHTFRITEAGLQAFSRTLGLVGQRKTYSTVRRLSLGIPALDEMMGGGVPEGDSLLIAGSSGTGKSLMATQFLAAGIRAGEPGIAAVFEERPNEYTARAAEFGLDLQTPLTKGSLEVIYLRPLDLSVDEMMQEILDAVKRTGAKRLVIDSLAGFEMALAPSFRTDFRESLYRMIFALTAIGITILSTLEMPETFTELSFSSYSISFLTDDIIRMRYVEIDGELCQIMMVVKMRRTAHSREIRKYQITTDGIVIGDRLKNYVDLITGIPQPVSVLRSEELLLNKKI; from the coding sequence ATGAATGAACCAAATAGGGTCAAGATCAACCAGTTGCCGACAGGAGTACCTGGGCTCGATGAGATACTCGGCGGCGGGTTGCCTGAGTTTTCGTTCAACATCATCGCCGGCGCACCTGGATGCGGCAAGACCACCCTGGCTCACCAGTTCATCTTCGCCAATGCCACCGTCGAGCGGCCTGCGCTTTACTTCACCGTGCTCGGGGAACCGGCGCTGAAGATGTTGCGATATCAGCAGCAATTCTCCTTCTTTGACGCAGCCAAGCTTAACAATGCTGTGCGCTTCGTGAACTTGAGTCAGGAGCTCGTCGAGCGCGGGCTAGAGGGCGTACTGGAAGAGGTTTCTAAACAGGTGGAAGCCGCCAACCCGAGCATCGTTGTGGTGGACTCCTTCCGTACCGTGCTACGCAGCGAGATGCACGAAGGCAAGAATATGGCTGTCCAAACGTTCGTGCAGCAATTGGCGCTTCTGCTCACCAGTTGGGAGGCGACCACGTTCCTGATTGGCGAGTATTCCGAGTCGGAGGTGCGCGACAATCCCGTCTTCACCGTCGCTGACGGTCTGTTCTGGCTCTTCCAGCAAGTGGACCGGAACTCCGTCGTTCGCAAGATGCAGGTCATGAAGTTGCGCGGACAGGCTTCTGTTCCGGGGCTGCACACCTTCCGTATCACGGAAGCCGGTCTGCAGGCCTTTTCGCGAACTCTTGGCCTGGTTGGCCAGAGAAAGACATATAGCACCGTAAGGCGTCTTTCCCTGGGTATACCGGCACTGGACGAGATGATGGGCGGAGGCGTTCCGGAGGGGGACAGCCTGCTGATCGCTGGTTCCTCTGGAACTGGCAAATCGCTGATGGCGACGCAATTCCTTGCTGCGGGCATACGCGCGGGCGAACCGGGCATAGCCGCGGTCTTTGAGGAGCGACCGAACGAATACACCGCACGCGCCGCTGAATTTGGACTTGACCTCCAGACGCCGCTTACCAAAGGAAGCCTGGAAGTCATTTACCTCCGGCCTCTGGATTTGTCGGTGGATGAGATGATGCAGGAGATTCTTGACGCCGTGAAGAGGACAGGCGCAAAGCGTTTGGTGATCGATTCCCTGGCCGGCTTCGAGATGGCCCTGGCGCCCTCCTTCCGCACCGACTTCCGCGAATCGCTCTACCGCATGATCTTCGCCCTTACCGCTATCGGCATAACGATCCTGAGCACCCTGGAGATGCCGGAGACCTTTACCGAGCTGTCCTTCAGCAGCTATTCGATCTCGTTCCTCACCGACGACATCATCAGAATGCGTTATGTAGAGATCGATGGTGAACTCTGCCAGATCATGATGGTGGTGAAGATGCGCAGAACCGCCCACAGCCGGGAAATCCGAAAGTATCAGATCACCACCGACGGCATCGTCATTGGGGATCGCTTGAAGAACTATGTTGACCTCATCACTGGAATCCCACAACCGGTTTCGGTCTTGCGCTCGGAAGAGCTGCTACTCAACAAGAAGATTTGA
- a CDS encoding alpha/beta fold hydrolase, whose protein sequence is MTDWKQCAQAHEMEVPQFHFESGESKTVRLHCRTLGSLNAARNNAVLLLHGTTGSGAQFLEADTADFLFRAGQPLDISQFFIVLPDAIGHGNSSKPSDAQEVFPHYGYADIVRAQHLVVNELLGIHHLRLVLGTSMGGMNTWMWGIAFPHMMDALMPIACLPSSIRGMNLLFRRLMLALIENDPSYNDVAANPSSKGIGMAWNVFTLMTSGQAELAHNLLTPAAADQHLADVAKKANESQHSRDAVWEFLASSDYDPYEDLEKIVAPLLAVNFADDLINASGFSDLGATMQRVRRGSAVLIDAGARAVGHKTLAKAEVWNTYVRDLLESSQPLSSLRSEAT, encoded by the coding sequence ATGACTGACTGGAAGCAATGCGCGCAAGCGCATGAGATGGAAGTACCTCAATTCCACTTTGAGAGTGGGGAATCGAAGACGGTGAGGTTGCACTGCCGGACCCTCGGCTCGCTCAACGCGGCGCGGAACAACGCCGTTCTCCTTCTCCATGGAACGACCGGTAGCGGCGCACAGTTCCTTGAGGCCGACACTGCCGACTTTCTGTTTCGAGCAGGACAGCCCCTTGATATTAGTCAGTTCTTTATCGTCCTGCCGGATGCGATCGGGCATGGAAACTCCAGTAAGCCTAGCGACGCGCAGGAAGTGTTTCCACATTATGGATACGCCGACATCGTTCGAGCCCAGCATCTTGTCGTGAACGAGTTGCTTGGTATACATCATTTGCGGTTAGTGCTCGGGACTAGCATGGGCGGAATGAACACCTGGATGTGGGGTATAGCGTTTCCGCACATGATGGACGCGCTGATGCCTATAGCATGCCTTCCAAGCAGCATTCGCGGAATGAATCTGCTCTTTCGCCGATTGATGCTTGCGTTGATTGAGAACGATCCTTCTTATAATGATGTTGCGGCCAATCCATCGTCTAAAGGCATCGGGATGGCGTGGAACGTTTTCACGCTGATGACCTCGGGCCAAGCCGAACTTGCACACAATCTATTAACCCCGGCGGCGGCAGACCAGCACTTGGCGGATGTCGCCAAGAAGGCCAACGAATCGCAACACTCACGCGATGCGGTCTGGGAATTTCTTGCTTCCAGCGATTACGATCCGTATGAAGATCTGGAAAAGATCGTCGCTCCGCTGCTAGCCGTGAACTTCGCCGATGACCTGATCAACGCTTCGGGATTCTCAGATCTCGGTGCAACAATGCAAAGGGTTCGACGGGGATCCGCCGTTTTAATCGATGCTGGTGCACGCGCAGTCGGTCACAAGACATTGGCCAAAGCCGAAGTATGGAACACCTACGTTCGGGATCTTCTCGAGAGTAGTCAGCCATTGAGCAGTCTGCGATCTGAGGCGACGTAG
- a CDS encoding YncE family protein, producing MKRYSDRNFTTGTSGLIAVDKIGNEVLFLDPDSYNVVASIKGFALRVHELLISEDHTRAFIPIYGDGIHGNNPNPGHLIAVIDLIQKRHVGDFSVAPYEAPHGMRWGSRGQLYCICENSGVVVEMNPDTGVIVQVFEVGSNKGHRIEVLPDGSKLYSETEEDAFLAILDLSSQAGPKKLALPSELDGLGMSPDGGTILVVDGESPRLYVVDPTTDSLRTVIALEHHKKAAQIVRYSPSGEFIVVTSHEEPLGTILDRNLENQKKLKLGKGPMDMAFHSDGDTVLIANQDDGTITVVNLRKAEVMKTLKAGTGVESLSFY from the coding sequence ATGAAGCGCTATTCAGACCGAAATTTTACGACGGGTACCAGCGGATTGATCGCCGTGGACAAGATAGGCAATGAGGTCCTTTTTCTTGATCCGGACTCCTACAACGTGGTCGCCTCGATCAAAGGCTTCGCTCTTCGGGTTCATGAACTACTGATTTCTGAAGATCACACCCGTGCATTCATTCCGATTTACGGCGACGGCATACATGGTAATAATCCCAACCCGGGCCACCTGATTGCTGTAATCGACCTCATCCAGAAACGCCATGTCGGGGATTTCAGTGTTGCACCCTACGAAGCTCCCCACGGTATGCGCTGGGGCTCACGAGGACAGCTCTACTGCATCTGCGAGAACAGCGGCGTAGTGGTTGAAATGAATCCTGATACCGGCGTCATTGTCCAAGTTTTTGAGGTGGGGTCAAATAAGGGCCATCGTATCGAGGTCCTGCCAGATGGGTCGAAGCTCTACAGCGAGACGGAGGAAGATGCTTTCCTGGCTATTCTTGATCTGAGTTCTCAAGCGGGACCGAAGAAGCTGGCCCTACCCAGTGAGTTGGACGGCTTGGGGATGTCTCCGGACGGCGGGACAATTTTGGTTGTGGATGGCGAGTCTCCCCGCTTATATGTGGTCGATCCCACAACGGACAGTCTGCGAACTGTAATAGCGCTTGAGCACCACAAAAAGGCTGCTCAAATCGTTCGGTATAGCCCGAGTGGAGAGTTCATCGTTGTGACGAGCCACGAGGAGCCGCTGGGCACCATTCTGGATCGCAACCTGGAGAACCAGAAGAAGCTAAAGCTTGGGAAGGGCCCCATGGATATGGCCTTTCACTCGGATGGAGACACGGTTCTAATTGCAAACCAAGACGATGGCACCATCACCGTCGTTAACCTGCGAAAGGCTGAGGTCATGAAAACGCTTAAAGCGGGAACTGGTGTTGAGAGTTTGTCGTTCTACTAG
- a CDS encoding cupin domain-containing protein: MFFRKARAAQGDEAMNSQFGSTALNTAQAQKDHSVSDPGPQNLGLVRLNSNSDRPPPTDQGSVGSIWHSFDMTHRRVQEGGWTHQVTQREIPLSTEIAGVDMRIDSGAFRELHWHTADEWAYMLTGSARVTLFGADGSMFIDDIQAGDLWNFPAGLPHSIQGLGDEGCEFLLVFNEGSFSEESTFLLSDWLKHTPPELLQKNFGLGPASTAKLPKEDPLYIFASALPKNSLSEDLAEVSKHATLPKLNYSFKASDMKPTHINQFGEVRIVDSRNFPASSKISAGIVTLKPGGLRELHWHPTVSEWQYWIQGTGRMTVFGAQQNARTMDFHANDVGFVPAMAGHCIENTGEEDLVFLELFACPFFEEISLNNWLRSMPAQVAAAHTKLSPEEIAGIPPTANKIVG, encoded by the coding sequence ATGTTCTTTCGGAAAGCTCGCGCTGCACAAGGTGATGAGGCAATGAACTCCCAATTCGGATCGACCGCGCTGAACACTGCGCAAGCCCAAAAGGATCACTCCGTGAGCGACCCAGGTCCGCAGAACCTTGGACTTGTTCGATTGAATTCGAACAGCGACAGACCGCCGCCAACGGACCAGGGGTCCGTGGGTTCGATTTGGCATTCCTTCGATATGACACATCGGCGTGTTCAAGAAGGCGGATGGACCCATCAGGTGACCCAACGCGAGATCCCACTTTCAACAGAGATCGCGGGTGTAGACATGCGTATCGACAGCGGCGCCTTTCGCGAGCTGCATTGGCATACAGCCGACGAATGGGCCTATATGCTTACCGGCTCCGCGCGCGTTACCCTTTTCGGCGCAGACGGTTCGATGTTCATTGACGATATTCAGGCCGGCGACCTCTGGAACTTTCCCGCCGGTCTGCCACATTCCATTCAAGGTCTTGGTGATGAGGGCTGCGAGTTTCTGTTGGTCTTTAACGAAGGTAGCTTTTCGGAGGAGAGCACTTTTCTCCTCTCCGACTGGCTGAAGCATACTCCACCCGAGCTCCTGCAGAAGAACTTCGGCTTAGGGCCAGCCTCGACGGCGAAGCTTCCCAAAGAAGATCCTTTGTACATTTTCGCGAGTGCCCTACCCAAAAATTCGCTGTCGGAAGACCTTGCCGAAGTTTCGAAGCATGCAACTCTGCCAAAGTTGAATTACTCATTCAAGGCCAGCGACATGAAGCCGACCCACATCAACCAGTTTGGAGAGGTAAGGATTGTGGACTCGCGAAACTTCCCCGCCTCTTCAAAGATTTCTGCCGGCATCGTGACCTTGAAACCAGGTGGCCTGCGCGAATTGCACTGGCACCCCACGGTAAGCGAATGGCAGTACTGGATTCAGGGCACGGGACGCATGACAGTCTTCGGTGCACAACAAAACGCCCGAACGATGGATTTCCACGCCAACGATGTCGGCTTTGTTCCGGCGATGGCAGGGCACTGCATCGAGAACACCGGCGAAGAAGATCTAGTTTTTCTCGAACTCTTTGCCTGCCCCTTCTTTGAAGAGATTTCTTTGAATAATTGGCTTCGGTCGATGCCCGCGCAGGTGGCAGCCGCACATACAAAGCTTTCGCCTGAAGAGATCGCCGGGATACCGCCCACAGCTAACAAAATCGTTGGTTGA
- a CDS encoding VOC family protein has product MGIVSARHVDHVGLVVPDLDAAIHFFEQALGALLLWRVGPFEETPTGVPIDNVSVAMLRLGPNLNVELQVFVAETQRKDAPSNIDIGAGHIAFFVNDLQAAARSLRENGAELLKGPIKAKGDVKKGEEIWYFKTPWGAFMEILWRPDELPYENHTPFRLHQPNDSWADEG; this is encoded by the coding sequence ATGGGGATCGTTTCCGCACGGCATGTAGATCACGTTGGTCTGGTGGTTCCTGATCTAGACGCCGCTATCCATTTCTTTGAACAGGCGCTGGGCGCTCTACTGCTGTGGCGGGTCGGACCCTTCGAAGAGACGCCAACGGGAGTTCCGATCGACAACGTAAGCGTGGCAATGCTTCGACTCGGACCCAACTTGAACGTGGAGCTGCAGGTCTTTGTTGCAGAAACTCAGCGCAAAGACGCCCCGAGCAATATCGATATCGGTGCTGGGCACATAGCGTTCTTCGTCAACGACCTTCAGGCGGCCGCACGGTCCCTGCGTGAAAACGGCGCGGAGTTACTGAAGGGGCCGATCAAGGCCAAGGGTGACGTCAAGAAGGGCGAAGAGATCTGGTACTTCAAGACGCCATGGGGCGCCTTTATGGAGATTCTATGGAGGCCGGATGAACTCCCGTATGAAAACCACACTCCGTTCCGCCTTCACCAACCGAACGATTCTTGGGCGGATGAAGGCTAG
- a CDS encoding DUF1427 family protein → MKTYLFSFLLGCAVGVLYSLCRVKSPAPPIIALLGLLGMVLGEGGYAWIKMHVH, encoded by the coding sequence ATGAAAACCTATCTGTTTTCTTTCCTGCTCGGGTGCGCCGTCGGCGTGCTCTACAGCCTGTGCCGCGTCAAGAGCCCCGCGCCGCCCATTATCGCTCTGCTTGGGCTCCTCGGCATGGTACTGGGCGAAGGCGGGTACGCGTGGATCAAGATGCACGTTCACTAA
- a CDS encoding alpha/beta fold hydrolase, whose amino-acid sequence MTQTSQRMTLGNGSHALVAGSGTPVVLVPGWPESARAYDEVLPFLAARHHVLAVGPPGLGDSVESTQGYDTGSISRQLENAVRSFMPQSIHLVSHDVGAWIAYAWAAQFPERIRSLTLLDSALPGLTPPQSFPLPPEVNIKLWQLCFNTLPELPEVLTQGRERELFEWLIQHKAQHPERITQAKRDHYVECYSKPGAMTRGFAYYREAAKSALQNIEFAKTKLGMPVLALGGQIAMGDRLRKSMEALAVHVEGGAIEDCGHYVMEEQPEAVSSRLLEFFERVESAKS is encoded by the coding sequence ATGACACAGACTTCACAACGAATGACACTTGGAAATGGATCTCATGCACTTGTTGCCGGTTCGGGCACTCCAGTGGTCCTGGTGCCCGGCTGGCCTGAATCGGCCAGGGCCTATGACGAAGTCCTACCTTTCCTCGCGGCGAGGCATCATGTACTCGCAGTTGGCCCTCCCGGACTGGGTGACTCTGTCGAGTCGACCCAAGGCTACGACACCGGCAGCATCAGCAGGCAGCTCGAAAATGCAGTCCGCTCGTTCATGCCGCAATCGATTCACCTCGTCAGCCATGATGTCGGAGCCTGGATTGCTTACGCCTGGGCAGCGCAATTTCCCGAGCGCATCCGCAGCCTGACGTTGCTCGATTCCGCTCTCCCAGGTCTGACCCCACCGCAGAGCTTTCCTCTCCCGCCCGAGGTCAACATAAAACTCTGGCAACTCTGCTTCAACACGTTGCCAGAGCTGCCAGAGGTACTCACCCAGGGCCGCGAGCGGGAACTGTTCGAGTGGCTCATCCAGCACAAGGCTCAACACCCGGAACGGATTACGCAGGCCAAGCGCGACCATTACGTGGAGTGCTACTCCAAACCCGGGGCAATGACTCGAGGCTTCGCCTACTACCGGGAAGCCGCTAAGAGTGCGCTTCAAAATATCGAATTTGCCAAGACAAAACTGGGGATGCCAGTGCTCGCGCTTGGGGGACAAATTGCCATGGGAGATCGTTTACGCAAGTCGATGGAGGCGCTCGCAGTCCACGTTGAAGGTGGCGCAATTGAGGATTGCGGCCACTATGTCATGGAGGAGCAACCCGAAGCGGTGTCAAGCCGCTTGCTCGAATTCTTCGAGCGCGTGGAGTCTGCTAAATCATGA
- a CDS encoding nuclear transport factor 2 family protein has translation MAETDIEKVLTIFRGISAGDVNLATQRIDHKRFVQHNPYATDGVDGLVQFISQSPRDQLQLSVVRAFQDGPYVVTQAKGERSGRNVFFDIFRFEDGLVVEHWAFSTMDAPPNCSGHTQTDGPTEVKLSEDTDKSKSIVREYYETIHVSGDHSKIPQYFSGDHCIRHEPGVRDGVENFKRDLEELVKHRSIDEIRFLLGQGDFVFIAARGSHKSTPCVYIDLYRVEEGKIAERWGFLEEIPPEKESKNKNGML, from the coding sequence ATGGCGGAAACGGACATCGAGAAAGTTTTGACGATATTTCGCGGCATCAGCGCCGGGGATGTAAACCTCGCGACGCAGCGCATCGACCACAAGCGATTTGTGCAACACAATCCGTATGCGACCGACGGTGTGGACGGACTGGTGCAATTCATCAGTCAGTCGCCGCGTGACCAACTGCAACTGAGCGTGGTGCGGGCATTCCAGGATGGCCCCTATGTCGTTACCCAGGCTAAGGGGGAGCGATCCGGACGGAACGTCTTCTTCGACATTTTCAGGTTTGAGGACGGCTTGGTTGTCGAGCACTGGGCTTTCTCCACCATGGACGCTCCACCCAACTGCAGCGGACATACTCAGACCGACGGGCCCACTGAGGTAAAACTGTCCGAGGACACCGACAAGAGCAAGTCGATTGTCCGGGAATACTACGAGACCATTCACGTCTCTGGCGATCACAGTAAAATTCCTCAGTATTTTTCTGGAGATCATTGCATCCGCCACGAGCCCGGCGTTCGCGATGGAGTCGAAAACTTCAAACGTGACCTGGAAGAACTCGTTAAACACAGAAGCATCGACGAGATCAGGTTCTTGCTTGGACAGGGAGACTTCGTTTTCATAGCCGCCAGGGGATCGCATAAGAGCACCCCTTGCGTCTACATCGACCTATATCGAGTTGAAGAGGGGAAGATCGCTGAGCGATGGGGATTCCTCGAAGAGATTCCGCCTGAAAAGGAATCGAAAAACAAGAACGGCATGCTGTAG
- a CDS encoding NADP-dependent oxidoreductase gives MLRGRTDPELKPGELLVHVHAVGMNPPDWYLRDGYKTLPPEWQPKVSFPLIVGTDVSGVVEAVAGNVNGFSISDEVYSMVRFPSGFAGDSKAYAEFVTVSASEVALKPEGIDHVHAAGAPMSLLTAWQYMIELGHDVKNPLQLHKHEPVPLEGKTVLVNGAAGGVGHFAVQLAKWKGARVIAVASGKNEKFLPRTRRGQIHRLHQDQARRCCP, from the coding sequence GTGTTACGAGGACGCACCGATCCAGAGCTGAAGCCGGGTGAGTTGCTTGTCCACGTTCATGCGGTGGGCATGAACCCCCCGGACTGGTATCTGCGCGATGGATATAAGACGCTTCCTCCTGAGTGGCAGCCGAAGGTGTCCTTTCCGCTCATTGTTGGAACGGACGTGTCCGGTGTTGTCGAGGCGGTTGCTGGTAATGTGAACGGCTTCTCCATCAGTGACGAGGTTTACTCCATGGTCCGCTTTCCCAGCGGCTTTGCTGGGGACAGTAAGGCCTATGCCGAGTTCGTCACGGTGTCAGCGTCGGAAGTTGCGCTGAAGCCGGAAGGCATCGACCACGTACATGCTGCTGGAGCGCCGATGTCGTTGCTCACTGCGTGGCAGTACATGATCGAACTCGGGCACGATGTGAAGAACCCGCTTCAGCTGCACAAGCATGAGCCGGTACCACTTGAAGGCAAGACTGTTCTCGTCAACGGGGCCGCAGGCGGCGTGGGTCACTTCGCAGTGCAACTAGCGAAGTGGAAGGGCGCGAGAGTCATCGCAGTAGCGTCCGGCAAGAACGAGAAATTCCTGCCGCGAACTCGGCGCGGACAAATTCATCGACTACACCAAGATCAGGCCCGAAGATGTTGTCCGTGA
- a CDS encoding zinc-binding dehydrogenase: MRPEDVVRDVDLVIDAVGGSTSGRFLRTLKRGGALFPIFPLGFSGAEEAERLGVTVSATQVNSSGSQLTELARLLDAGTVRVAIDSTYPLAEARKAHEKAARGHTQGKIILTVA, from the coding sequence ATCAGGCCCGAAGATGTTGTCCGTGATGTCGATCTCGTGATCGACGCGGTGGGTGGCTCAACCTCAGGCCGTTTCCTGCGCACTCTTAAGCGTGGCGGCGCTCTCTTCCCAATCTTTCCGTTGGGTTTTTCTGGGGCGGAGGAAGCCGAAAGGCTGGGTGTCACGGTCTCAGCGACTCAAGTGAACTCGAGCGGGTCGCAGCTCACGGAACTCGCGCGCCTGCTTGATGCCGGGACGGTTCGCGTCGCGATCGACAGCACTTATCCACTTGCCGAAGCCCGCAAGGCGCACGAAAAGGCCGCGCGTGGGCACACCCAGGGGAAGATAATCCTCACTGTCGCATAA
- a CDS encoding SphA family protein, which produces MVLLLSSGTGLAQMHPPEPTVNLGDTSFLDALGGPGVLLEQIGDAYHSGLTTNGMGQALGTAPAVNSISSLTHGIVLTKHHLLGAWYGTEVIVTAAHVNGGAPGAIGGFGDLTLSPLILQWKQQKFGPTLLNQRFVLDFEVPVGEYSQTLPTSLSSHAFTVHPYYAFTYFPVRRIETSWRTHYLYNGVNNSPPIQTKAHSTQAGQAAHFNATVAFGLAHGLWLGANGYFLKQFTDPKLDGAKLHGSPEQVGSLGPGLVWDHGQTMFYVNGYHEFGALNRPQGNKLVVRVQWIPGRHPGIGGAD; this is translated from the coding sequence ATGGTACTACTGCTTTCATCGGGCACAGGCCTCGCCCAAATGCATCCACCGGAGCCAACGGTGAATCTTGGCGACACGAGTTTTCTAGATGCCTTGGGAGGGCCGGGTGTCCTGCTTGAGCAAATCGGCGATGCCTACCATAGCGGTTTAACTACCAACGGAATGGGCCAGGCTCTCGGCACAGCACCTGCTGTAAACAGCATCAGCAGCTTAACCCACGGAATTGTACTCACGAAGCACCATTTACTCGGTGCGTGGTATGGCACCGAAGTCATCGTTACCGCTGCTCACGTGAATGGGGGAGCACCCGGCGCTATTGGTGGCTTCGGTGACCTGACCCTTTCACCGCTCATTCTGCAATGGAAACAGCAGAAGTTCGGCCCCACGCTGCTGAACCAACGCTTTGTTCTAGACTTCGAAGTTCCCGTCGGAGAATACAGTCAGACGCTTCCCACAAGCCTTAGCAGTCATGCCTTTACCGTCCATCCTTATTATGCCTTCACATATTTCCCCGTGCGCAGGATCGAGACGAGCTGGCGGACGCACTATCTCTACAACGGAGTGAATAACTCGCCACCTATCCAAACCAAGGCTCATTCGACCCAGGCGGGACAAGCCGCCCACTTTAATGCGACCGTTGCCTTTGGGCTGGCTCATGGCCTTTGGCTTGGCGCCAATGGTTACTTCCTGAAACAATTTACTGATCCCAAGCTCGACGGTGCCAAACTACACGGATCGCCCGAACAGGTCGGTTCGCTCGGTCCGGGCCTTGTCTGGGATCATGGGCAAACGATGTTCTATGTCAACGGTTATCACGAGTTCGGGGCGCTCAATCGTCCTCAAGGAAACAAGCTGGTCGTGCGCGTGCAATGGATACCCGGCCGGCACCCAGGTATCGGCGGAGCGGACTAA
- a CDS encoding putative quinol monooxygenase, protein MKTSATALLLVRVLCGERTKRVIAAVMPVVLLVPLFSQAQKSWASTVESHVVIYVDLDPTNSAGGTSLLVKEALIARREPGCMESVLVREEGRPNHLMLVEVWRSAEELSAFRNGAQYKRFRSDLLPTLASPFDERIGQQIAP, encoded by the coding sequence GTGAAGACATCCGCGACTGCTCTCCTGCTTGTTCGGGTTTTGTGCGGTGAGCGGACGAAGCGCGTCATCGCTGCTGTCATGCCGGTCGTTTTGCTGGTTCCTCTCTTCTCACAGGCGCAGAAATCATGGGCATCTACTGTCGAGTCTCACGTCGTGATTTACGTCGATTTAGATCCAACTAACTCAGCTGGCGGGACGTCATTGCTTGTCAAAGAAGCCTTGATTGCGAGACGGGAACCTGGCTGCATGGAATCGGTTTTGGTAAGGGAAGAAGGACGACCAAACCACCTCATGCTTGTCGAGGTCTGGCGTAGTGCCGAAGAGCTGAGTGCTTTCAGAAATGGTGCGCAGTACAAGCGGTTTCGCAGTGATCTTTTGCCAACGCTTGCCAGCCCTTTCGACGAGCGAATCGGGCAACAGATTGCCCCATAA